A window from Chitinispirillum alkaliphilum encodes these proteins:
- a CDS encoding response regulator receiver protein: MYSKKILVVDDEVAILLAFKKLLQKPGIEVDTSESLEEAKEKIKSDSFSAVIADLRLSGTLGQEGFEIISAAKAKSPDTKVALITAFGNHGVEEHAKKLGADFYFEKPVSSSNLDSILQSIK, from the coding sequence ATGTATAGTAAAAAGATTCTTGTCGTTGATGATGAGGTTGCTATTCTTCTGGCATTTAAAAAGTTGTTACAAAAGCCGGGCATAGAAGTAGACACAAGTGAAAGTTTGGAAGAAGCAAAAGAGAAGATAAAATCTGATTCCTTTAGTGCTGTAATTGCAGATTTACGTCTCTCGGGAACCTTGGGCCAGGAAGGGTTTGAGATTATCTCCGCAGCAAAAGCCAAATCACCAGATACCAAAGTTGCACTTATCACTGCCTTTGGAAATCATGGCGTTGAAGAGCATGCAAAAAAACTTGGTGCTGATTTCTATTTTGAGAAACCTGTTTCATCAAGTAACCTTGATAGTATTCTGCAAAGTATCAAATAA
- a CDS encoding Superoxide dismutase, with protein sequence MHKVLIAGLTIAVFSLVLFSCPAQREPMDVGVLIARAQVTGFGEFADIDGTINFSEIAMHGTHILGDIGGLEPNRTYAIHIHEFGNCDTPDDPGGHFDPGESGRHGLPGLSPGYAHAGDLPNIIAGPAGIARVDYISNSLGLRDSPFSVIGRSIVLHEFPDDFTTQPDGGAGERIACGVIDPVDELD encoded by the coding sequence ATGCACAAGGTTCTTATAGCAGGGTTAACTATTGCCGTTTTTTCCCTTGTTCTCTTTTCCTGTCCGGCTCAACGGGAACCAATGGATGTAGGGGTTCTCATTGCAAGAGCTCAAGTTACTGGCTTCGGAGAGTTTGCAGATATTGACGGCACCATAAACTTTTCGGAAATTGCCATGCATGGCACACATATTTTAGGCGATATCGGAGGACTTGAACCCAACAGAACCTACGCAATCCATATCCATGAGTTTGGGAACTGTGATACTCCCGATGACCCGGGGGGACATTTTGACCCTGGCGAGAGCGGAAGACACGGGCTACCCGGCCTCTCACCGGGATACGCTCACGCAGGCGATCTTCCCAATATCATCGCCGGCCCGGCTGGTATTGCCAGAGTAGACTATATTTCAAACTCCCTTGGACTGAGAGATTCACCATTCTCAGTAATAGGAAGATCAATCGTACTGCATGAATTTCCCGACGATTTCACAACTCAACCCGATGGTGGAGCTGGGGAAAGAATTGCATGTGGAGTAATTGATCCGGTGGATGAGTTGGATTAG
- a CDS encoding Ketopantoate reductase PanG codes for MDKLTIVGAGRVGKTLGRLWKRSAAFEISGVYDTCERAAREAVEFIGCGEVFTSVDEVCVSDAIMISVPDDQIRKVSEELFRIQLPKGRFVFHLSGYHTSEVFESLISLNCHVASVHPVKTFANPVKAVQGFSGTPCAGEGDESALSYLKRAFESIGGDFFQISRDKKRIYHSGTVFLSNYVVALLKAGTDLLKASEITDSHIEKMVKVLSVEALDNSIKRGLESALTGPVSRGDLQTVAGEVAELRKLDTLHCQLYKLLGSVALSIVEESALLDEAKTAQIRAVLEEGDF; via the coding sequence ATGGATAAACTGACAATTGTGGGGGCGGGCAGGGTGGGAAAAACCCTCGGCAGGCTTTGGAAAAGAAGTGCTGCATTTGAGATATCCGGTGTATACGATACATGTGAAAGGGCTGCGCGGGAGGCGGTTGAGTTTATTGGCTGTGGTGAGGTATTTACTTCTGTTGATGAGGTTTGTGTAAGTGATGCGATTATGATTTCAGTTCCCGATGATCAGATAAGAAAGGTCTCTGAGGAATTGTTTCGGATACAATTACCCAAAGGGAGATTTGTGTTTCACCTGAGCGGGTATCACACTTCAGAAGTATTTGAGTCATTGATTTCACTGAATTGCCATGTGGCTTCAGTTCATCCGGTAAAAACATTTGCCAATCCGGTAAAAGCAGTGCAGGGGTTTAGCGGAACCCCCTGTGCAGGTGAGGGGGATGAGAGTGCGTTAAGTTATCTTAAAAGAGCTTTTGAGAGCATTGGAGGAGATTTTTTTCAGATCAGCAGAGATAAAAAGCGAATCTATCACTCAGGCACTGTGTTTCTGAGTAATTATGTGGTAGCTCTGTTGAAAGCGGGAACTGATTTGCTTAAGGCTTCTGAAATTACAGATAGTCATATCGAAAAAATGGTTAAGGTTTTATCGGTGGAAGCTTTGGACAATAGTATAAAGAGGGGACTGGAGAGTGCCTTAACCGGTCCGGTTTCACGCGGTGATTTGCAAACAGTTGCGGGGGAAGTTGCAGAATTGAGAAAATTGGATACGCTGCATTGTCAATTGTATAAATTGTTGGGAAGTGTAGCTTTGAGTATAGTTGAAGAATCTGCTCTTTTGGATGAAGCCAAAACGGCTCAAATAAGAGCCGTTTTGGAAGAGGGTGATTTTTAG